One Fusarium falciforme chromosome 14, complete sequence genomic region harbors:
- a CDS encoding Sensor protein hoxx, protein MKILFLCTTHNSLSQQLFLALRQTHSVTIEYAVSDSAMIEAAALAQPDLIICPFLTARVPDEVHTNYLTLIVHPGPPGDSGPSAIDWVLMGDDGSVSDSGQLLERRIWSPTGRSHWGVTVLQATAEFDAGPIWAFEQFELDIDAPGVTKSTLYRGPVTRAAIKATLAALDRIIMAARWPTPYDTYTPPPPAGLERNQLLWEWHLPQPPSRTII, encoded by the exons ATGAAGATCCTCTTTCTTTGCACAACGCACAACTCTCTCTCTCAGCAACTCTTCCTGGCCTTGCGTCAGACGCACTCGGTCACCATTGAGTATGCCGTCTCCGATTCGGCCATGATCGAGGCCGCGGCGCTCGCCCAGCCCGACCTCATCATCTGTCCCTTCTTGACCGCTCGCGTCCCCGATGAGGTTCACACCAACTACCTTACCCTCATTGTACATCCCGGGCCCCCAGGGGATTCCGGCCCAAGTGCAATAGACTGGGTCCTTATGGGCGACGACGGTTCGGTCTCGGACTCCGGCCAACTCCTCGAACGACGGATCTGGAGCCCGACAGGCCGCTCCCACTGGGGCGTGACGGTCCTGCAAGCCACCGCAGAGTTCGACGCCGGCCCAATCTGGGCATTCGAGCAGTTTGAATTGGATATCGATGCACCTGGAGTCACCAAGTCGACTCTGTATCGTGGCCCCGTCACTCGcgctgccatcaaggccaccTTGGCTGCCCTGGACCGCATCATAATGGCAGCAAGGTGGCCCACGCCATATGATACATACACGCCGCCACCCCCGGCTGGACTTGAGAGGAACCAACT CCTGTGGGAGTGGCATCTCCCCCAACCTCCTAGCAGAACCATCATATAG